From a single Paraburkholderia sp. FT54 genomic region:
- a CDS encoding response regulator: MTFDDRMDDNEDVVVWRPIQYAMASHRRVLVVDDYREAAEALQMLLTADGFECRALEDPFAVCAMAHEWQPFAVVLDIKMPGLDGLELARRLRAHPSTSHMLLVACTAFASRDDRARAKAAGFDAHCAKPLTPERLLRVLESAAALHAGGQP; encoded by the coding sequence GTGACGTTCGACGACCGGATGGACGATAACGAAGACGTCGTAGTGTGGCGGCCTATCCAGTATGCGATGGCATCGCACCGGCGCGTCCTCGTGGTGGACGATTACCGGGAGGCGGCAGAGGCATTGCAAATGTTGCTCACGGCCGACGGCTTCGAATGCCGCGCGCTCGAAGATCCATTTGCGGTCTGCGCAATGGCCCACGAATGGCAGCCGTTCGCAGTGGTGCTGGACATCAAGATGCCGGGCCTCGATGGATTGGAGCTAGCTCGGCGCCTGCGCGCCCATCCTTCGACTTCGCATATGTTGCTGGTGGCGTGCACCGCGTTCGCTTCGCGCGACGACCGGGCACGCGCCAAGGCCGCTGGTTTCGATGCGCATTGCGCGAAGCCGCTGACGCCGGAGCGCCTGCTGCGCGTGCTTGAATCGGCGGCCGCGCTACACGCCGGCGGCCAGCCGTAA
- a CDS encoding YihY/virulence factor BrkB family protein: MHSIIDDHALYVAKHPGTFALQTLKAFRANQGLLLAGAVAYYALLSIVPLMILIVIALSRFVPQHVLLAALAHLLQWLVPGQSNALVRELANFLAHRAVIGWVLLLTMIFFSSLAFTVLENAMSLIFVHRVVVRRRHFLLSAMLPYCYILFLGVGLLIVTFVSSGLEAIGAEGIDLFGLHVSLQGLSRVVLYLLGLAGEVFVLTSIYMVMPVGRPSLKHALFGGVVAAVLWEITRHVLVWYFATLSQVSVVYGSLTMAIVILFSLEWLATLLLLGAQVISQYERFGHEPLQAPQPEIKTE, translated from the coding sequence ATGCATTCCATCATCGACGACCACGCGTTGTATGTGGCGAAACATCCCGGCACCTTCGCTCTGCAGACCTTGAAGGCATTCCGTGCAAACCAGGGCTTGCTGCTCGCGGGCGCGGTCGCGTATTACGCGTTGCTGTCGATCGTGCCGCTCATGATCCTGATCGTGATCGCCCTGTCGCGCTTCGTGCCGCAACATGTTCTGCTCGCGGCGCTCGCGCATCTGTTGCAATGGCTCGTGCCGGGCCAGTCGAATGCGCTGGTGCGCGAGCTCGCCAATTTTCTCGCGCATCGCGCGGTCATCGGCTGGGTGTTGCTGCTCACCATGATCTTTTTCAGTTCCCTCGCCTTCACCGTGCTCGAGAACGCGATGTCGCTGATCTTCGTCCACCGCGTGGTGGTGCGGCGGCGACACTTCCTGCTCTCCGCGATGCTACCGTATTGCTACATTCTTTTTCTCGGCGTGGGCCTGTTGATCGTCACCTTCGTGTCGAGCGGGCTCGAGGCGATCGGCGCCGAAGGCATCGATCTGTTCGGCCTGCATGTTTCGTTGCAGGGCCTCTCGCGCGTGGTGCTGTATCTGCTCGGCCTCGCGGGCGAGGTCTTCGTGCTGACCTCGATCTATATGGTCATGCCGGTCGGACGCCCTTCGCTCAAACATGCGCTGTTCGGCGGCGTGGTCGCCGCCGTGCTGTGGGAGATTACGCGGCACGTGCTGGTCTGGTATTTCGCGACGCTCTCCCAGGTCAGCGTGGTGTATGGGTCGCTGACCATGGCCATTGTGATCCTGTTCAGCCTGGAATGGCTGGCGACCTTGCTGCTGCTCGGCGCCCAGGTGATTTCGCAATACGAACGATTTGGACACGAGCCGCTGCAGGCGCCGCAGCCGGAGATCAAGACCGAATGA
- a CDS encoding PRC-barrel domain-containing protein, protein MQRIQINSLAATALLLATLASYGTAYAQGAPQAITERRTDVVQLASGYRASKLSGADVYNKNKDTIGTLDDLIVSPSGDRSTYAILSVGGFLGMGKHLVAVPFNDLQINNRRVVLPEATKKSLESLPEFKYAPD, encoded by the coding sequence ATGCAACGAATCCAGATCAATTCGCTGGCCGCAACCGCCCTGCTCCTCGCCACGCTAGCTTCGTATGGCACAGCCTACGCTCAGGGCGCCCCTCAGGCGATTACGGAAAGACGCACGGACGTGGTACAGCTCGCAAGCGGCTACCGCGCGTCGAAGCTGAGTGGCGCGGATGTCTATAACAAGAACAAGGACACCATCGGCACGCTGGACGATCTGATCGTCTCGCCGAGTGGCGACCGCAGCACGTACGCGATCCTGTCGGTAGGCGGATTCCTGGGCATGGGCAAGCACCTGGTCGCCGTGCCGTTCAACGATCTGCAGATCAATAACCGTCGTGTGGTGCTGCCGGAAGCGACCAAAAAATCGCTTGAGTCGCTACCTGAGTTCAAGTACGCGCCGGATTGA
- a CDS encoding ATP-dependent DNA ligase translates to MKRFAALYTALDATTSTHDKLEALTSYFAVAEPEDAAWASYFLAGGKPRQSVPTRLLTEIARERAGLPAWLFEESYHAVGDLAETIAHILPPAQRSSELGLTQWIEQRVLTLRGVAPEELRTRLLSYWDELDWGGRFLLTKLIGGGFRVGVARQLVVRALAEVAGVDHKRIAQRMVGWTDSQQKPDAARYLRLIAPEATADETQPGEPQQESDLGLPYPFFLAHPLQTDPATLGDPSQWQIEWKWDGIRAQLVKRGGRVWLWSRGEDLITDRFPEVAALGVALPDGFVIDGEILAWEPGAMAPLPFARLQPRIARKTLTKKILADSPATLLAYDLLEAHGKDLRMTPLAERRAQLDALAGSIDGTLARDLLRVSPLVRAADWQALAALRDESRSRGVEGLMVKQRESMYGVGRTKASGTWWKWKIDPYAVDAVLLYAQRGHGRRASLYTDFTFAVWDEANGVRTLVPFAKAYSGLTDEEMRQVDAIVRKTTIEKFGPVRSVTPTLVFEIGFEGIQASPRHKSGVAVRFPRMLRWRTDKHIDDADTLAMLKGFIDERAG, encoded by the coding sequence ATGAAACGCTTCGCCGCCCTCTATACCGCGCTCGACGCGACCACGTCCACACACGACAAACTCGAAGCGCTCACGAGCTACTTTGCCGTAGCCGAGCCGGAAGATGCGGCGTGGGCGTCGTATTTTCTCGCCGGCGGCAAACCGCGTCAGTCAGTGCCGACGCGTCTATTGACCGAGATTGCCCGCGAGCGCGCCGGTTTGCCCGCGTGGTTATTCGAGGAGTCCTATCACGCGGTGGGCGATCTGGCCGAAACCATCGCCCATATCCTGCCGCCCGCGCAACGCAGTTCCGAACTGGGCCTCACGCAGTGGATCGAGCAACGCGTGCTGACCTTGCGTGGCGTGGCGCCGGAAGAGTTGCGCACGCGTTTGCTCAGCTACTGGGACGAACTCGATTGGGGCGGCCGCTTTCTGCTGACCAAACTGATCGGTGGCGGGTTTCGGGTCGGCGTCGCGCGGCAACTGGTGGTGAGGGCGCTGGCGGAAGTAGCGGGCGTCGATCATAAACGGATCGCGCAACGCATGGTGGGTTGGACCGACTCGCAACAGAAGCCCGATGCCGCGCGCTATCTGCGTTTGATCGCACCCGAGGCGACCGCTGACGAGACGCAGCCCGGCGAGCCCCAGCAGGAGAGCGACCTCGGCCTGCCGTATCCGTTCTTTCTCGCGCATCCGTTGCAGACCGATCCGGCGACGCTCGGCGATCCATCGCAATGGCAGATCGAATGGAAGTGGGACGGCATTCGCGCGCAACTCGTCAAACGCGGCGGACGGGTCTGGCTGTGGTCGCGTGGTGAGGACCTGATCACCGATCGATTCCCCGAAGTCGCGGCGTTGGGCGTGGCACTGCCGGATGGCTTCGTGATCGACGGAGAGATTCTTGCGTGGGAACCGGGCGCTATGGCGCCGCTGCCGTTTGCGCGCCTGCAACCGCGCATTGCCCGCAAAACGCTGACGAAAAAAATCCTCGCCGATTCGCCCGCCACGCTGCTCGCCTATGACCTGCTCGAAGCCCACGGCAAGGACCTGCGCATGACGCCGCTCGCGGAGCGGCGCGCGCAACTGGATGCGCTGGCTGGTTCCATCGACGGCACGCTCGCGCGCGATCTGCTGCGGGTGTCGCCGCTAGTGCGCGCTGCGGACTGGCAGGCGCTGGCGGCGTTACGCGACGAGAGCCGCTCGCGCGGCGTGGAAGGGCTGATGGTCAAGCAACGCGAATCGATGTACGGCGTGGGCCGCACCAAAGCATCAGGCACATGGTGGAAATGGAAGATCGATCCGTATGCAGTGGATGCCGTGCTGCTTTACGCGCAACGTGGCCACGGCCGCCGCGCGAGTCTCTACACCGATTTCACCTTCGCGGTGTGGGATGAAGCGAACGGTGTGCGCACGCTGGTGCCGTTCGCCAAGGCTTATTCCGGTCTGACCGATGAAGAAATGCGCCAGGTGGATGCGATCGTGCGCAAGACCACGATTGAAAAGTTTGGCCCCGTGCGCAGCGTCACGCCCACGCTGGTATTCGAAATTGGCTTCGAGGGCATTCAGGCGAGTCCGCGTCATAAATCCGGCGTGGCGGTGCGTTTTCCGCGCATGCTGCGCTGGCGCACCGACAAACATATCGACGACGCCGATACGTTGGCGATGCTCAAAGGCTTCATCGACGAGCGTGCGGGATAA
- a CDS encoding PAS domain S-box protein encodes MPSADALFEHAACGLLVTDADGRILRVNATFCGWLGYETAELAGAKQIQDLLSAGGKVFYQTHWAPLLQMQGSVAEVKLNMMHRDGHMVPMLLNAVRRRHGDMTCLEVAVLIVADRHKYEQELLLARRNAEASVAAHQLAQRELQESRDVLSLAMRGARMGAWSHEPTSGKVWWSRELEALAGYAEGRFANTSGGFFELIHPADLIALNEAVDHAVETGDDYVAEFRFLHASGDWCWMEGRGRATYDRHGAPLMIYGLGIDITERKEAQTVLLRQAAIFEHLSDAIVITDLRGNITDFNVGGERMLGYRMREILGKPVATLLPPEDALNIRREALAALAAEGTWRGELPFVRRDGSRGVCETVVKPLANSRGDIYGAVSINRDITGRRRAEQQLTRLNLELSKADRRKDEFLATLAHELRNPLAPMRNVLEILRLKEFADPQLSWSRDVFDRQLQHMTHLVDDLLEVSRITQGKLELRKQRLELARAMQSAMEAARPTVQASSHHLSVTLPREPLYLFADPTRLSQMILNLLNNAAKYTPPGGSISLTAEREGDEAVIVVRDSGIGIPGEHLDRVFEMFSQLAPALDRSQGGLGIGLALVRGLAELHGGTVAAFSDGPGKGSEFVIRLPVTKAAALPSDSAPAEAPHAAGLRVVIVDDNADAAESLAMVLELEGHEVRTAGDGIAGLELIGAFAPQAVILDIGLPRLNGYEVARRIRQDYQDAGILLIAVTGWGQQQDKQTAVAAGFDHHFTKPVDPRELQRVLSRQPV; translated from the coding sequence TTGCCCTCAGCCGACGCGTTGTTCGAGCACGCCGCCTGCGGCCTGCTCGTCACCGATGCCGACGGCCGCATCCTGCGCGTGAACGCGACCTTCTGCGGCTGGCTCGGCTATGAGACCGCGGAGCTCGCCGGGGCGAAGCAAATCCAGGATCTGCTGAGCGCCGGCGGCAAGGTGTTCTATCAGACGCATTGGGCGCCGCTGCTGCAAATGCAGGGTTCAGTGGCCGAAGTCAAGCTGAACATGATGCATCGAGACGGCCACATGGTGCCGATGCTGCTCAACGCGGTGCGCCGCCGTCATGGCGACATGACCTGCCTCGAAGTCGCGGTGCTGATCGTCGCGGATCGCCATAAGTACGAGCAGGAGCTGTTGCTCGCGCGGCGCAATGCCGAGGCGTCCGTGGCCGCGCATCAACTCGCGCAGCGGGAGTTGCAGGAAAGCCGCGACGTGCTGAGTCTCGCCATGCGCGGCGCGCGTATGGGCGCATGGTCGCACGAGCCGACGTCGGGCAAGGTCTGGTGGAGCCGCGAGCTGGAAGCGCTCGCGGGCTATGCCGAAGGCCGCTTTGCCAACACGTCCGGCGGTTTTTTCGAACTGATTCATCCGGCCGATCTGATCGCGCTGAACGAAGCAGTGGACCATGCGGTGGAAACCGGCGACGACTACGTCGCCGAGTTCCGCTTTCTGCATGCAAGCGGCGACTGGTGCTGGATGGAAGGCCGCGGGCGCGCCACTTACGATCGCCACGGCGCGCCGCTGATGATCTACGGCCTGGGCATCGACATCACCGAGCGCAAGGAAGCGCAAACGGTCCTGCTGCGCCAGGCGGCGATCTTCGAGCACCTGAGCGACGCGATCGTGATCACCGATCTGCGCGGCAATATCACCGACTTCAACGTCGGCGGCGAACGCATGCTGGGTTATCGCATGCGCGAGATTCTCGGCAAGCCGGTCGCCACACTCCTGCCGCCCGAAGATGCGCTGAACATTCGCCGGGAAGCACTGGCGGCGCTGGCCGCCGAGGGCACGTGGCGCGGCGAGCTGCCCTTCGTGCGGCGCGACGGTTCGCGCGGCGTGTGCGAAACCGTGGTCAAGCCGCTCGCGAATTCGCGCGGCGATATTTACGGCGCGGTCAGCATCAATCGCGACATTACCGGGCGACGGCGCGCCGAGCAGCAACTCACGCGGCTGAATCTCGAGCTCTCGAAAGCCGATCGCCGCAAAGACGAATTTCTCGCCACGCTCGCGCACGAACTGCGCAATCCGCTTGCGCCGATGCGCAACGTGCTCGAGATTCTGCGTCTGAAGGAGTTCGCCGATCCGCAGTTGAGCTGGTCGCGCGACGTGTTCGACCGGCAACTGCAACACATGACGCATCTGGTCGACGATCTGCTGGAAGTTTCGCGCATCACCCAGGGCAAGCTCGAACTGCGCAAGCAACGGCTCGAACTGGCGCGCGCGATGCAATCGGCCATGGAAGCGGCGCGGCCAACCGTGCAGGCCTCGTCGCATCATCTGAGCGTGACGCTGCCGCGCGAACCGCTTTACCTGTTCGCCGACCCCACGCGCCTGTCGCAGATGATCCTGAATCTGCTGAACAACGCCGCCAAGTACACGCCGCCTGGCGGCAGCATCTCACTCACGGCTGAACGCGAAGGCGACGAAGCGGTGATTGTGGTGCGCGATTCCGGCATCGGCATTCCAGGCGAACATCTGGACAGAGTGTTCGAGATGTTCTCGCAACTCGCGCCGGCTCTCGACCGCTCGCAAGGCGGCCTCGGCATCGGCCTCGCGCTGGTGCGCGGCCTCGCGGAACTGCACGGCGGCACGGTCGCGGCCTTCAGCGACGGCCCCGGCAAAGGCAGCGAGTTCGTGATCCGCCTGCCGGTGACCAAAGCCGCCGCGCTGCCCTCCGACAGTGCGCCGGCCGAGGCACCGCACGCGGCGGGCCTGCGCGTCGTGATCGTCGACGACAATGCTGACGCCGCCGAGAGCCTCGCGATGGTGCTCGAACTCGAAGGCCACGAAGTGCGCACAGCCGGCGACGGCATCGCCGGTCTTGAACTGATCGGCGCGTTCGCTCCGCAGGCGGTGATTCTCGACATCGGCTTGCCGCGTCTGAACGGCTATGAAGTGGCGCGGCGGATCCGTCAGGATTACCAGGACGCCGGCATTCTGCTGATCGCCGTCACCGGCTGGGGCCAGCAGCAGGACAAGCAGACGGCCGTGGCCGCTGGCTTCGACCATCACTTCACGAAACCGGTCGATCCACGCGAATTGCAACGGGTGTTGAGCCGGCAGCCCGTATGA
- a CDS encoding alpha/beta hydrolase, which translates to MSITQRNNIRISGSGKRTMVLAHGFGCDQSMWRCLTPSFHDEYRTVLFDHVGSGSSDLSAYDIDKYDSLYGYASDLIEIIREVAEGPVVFVGHSVSAMIGLIASLKAPQLFSAHVMVGPSPCYVNDGDYVGGFSREDIEDLLRTLESNYLGWSSTMAPAIMGAPEQPELGVELTNSFCRTDPEIARQFARVTFLSDHRAILQRSTTPTLILQCSDDIIAPRAVGEYLQRMIPGSTLHLIENVGHCPHLSSPSASAAAMNAFLGPMSL; encoded by the coding sequence ATGAGCATCACTCAACGCAACAACATACGGATTTCCGGCAGTGGCAAACGGACCATGGTGCTGGCGCACGGCTTCGGTTGCGATCAGAGCATGTGGCGCTGCCTCACGCCGTCGTTCCATGACGAATACCGCACCGTGCTGTTCGATCACGTCGGCAGTGGTTCGTCGGATCTGAGCGCCTACGACATCGACAAATACGATTCGCTATACGGCTACGCCAGCGACCTGATCGAGATCATCCGCGAGGTCGCCGAGGGCCCGGTGGTGTTCGTCGGCCACTCCGTCAGCGCGATGATCGGCCTGATCGCGAGTCTCAAGGCGCCGCAACTCTTTTCCGCTCATGTCATGGTCGGCCCATCGCCCTGCTATGTGAACGACGGCGATTACGTCGGCGGCTTCTCGCGCGAAGATATCGAAGACCTGCTGCGCACTCTCGAAAGCAATTACCTCGGCTGGTCGAGCACCATGGCGCCGGCCATCATGGGCGCGCCGGAACAGCCGGAACTCGGTGTCGAACTGACCAACAGCTTCTGCCGCACCGACCCCGAGATCGCGCGGCAATTCGCGCGCGTCACGTTTCTCTCGGACCATCGCGCGATCTTGCAGCGCTCCACCACGCCCACGCTGATTCTGCAATGCAGCGACGACATCATCGCGCCGCGCGCGGTCGGCGAATACCTGCAGCGCATGATTCCCGGCAGCACGCTGCACCTCATCGAAAACGTCGGCCATTGTCCGCACCTGAGCTCGCCGAGTGCAAGCGCGGCCGCGATGAACGCGTTTCTCGGGCCGATGAGCCTGTAG
- a CDS encoding ligase-associated DNA damage response exonuclease gives MASDEAVLADLVVARPEGLYCPPGDFYIDPWRPVERAVITHAHSDHARFGHRHYLASHAGANVLLSRLPGISLQTLAYGERFDLNGTTVSLHPAGHVLGSAQLRIESHGRVWVASGDYKLDPDPTCDAFEPVRCDTFITESTFGLPIYRWDAPQTVFDGVDSWWRHNAAEGRASVLFCYSFGKAQRVLASVDAGIGPIFCHGAVEPLNRAYRDAGVRLPPVRLVSEIASKDKAAFRQALIVAPPSAQGSAWLKRFGDYSDAFASGWMRLRGARRRRGVDRGFVLSDHADWPSLQTAIQATGAERVIVTHGSVEPMVRWLREQGLEAGAFETQYGDDTVEADAAGGDETATTGSVPPEFEQAGQHDASADDPANPPSRA, from the coding sequence ATGGCCTCTGACGAAGCAGTCCTCGCGGACCTGGTGGTGGCGCGGCCGGAGGGTTTGTATTGCCCGCCGGGCGACTTCTACATCGATCCATGGCGGCCGGTGGAACGTGCCGTGATTACCCACGCGCATTCCGATCACGCGCGCTTTGGGCATCGGCACTACCTCGCGTCGCATGCGGGGGCCAATGTGCTGCTGTCGCGTTTGCCTGGCATATCCCTGCAAACCCTGGCGTATGGCGAGCGGTTCGACCTCAACGGCACGACTGTGTCGTTGCATCCCGCGGGGCATGTGCTCGGCTCGGCGCAACTGCGGATCGAGTCCCACGGGCGTGTCTGGGTGGCCTCGGGAGACTACAAGCTCGACCCCGACCCGACCTGCGATGCCTTCGAACCGGTGCGCTGCGATACCTTCATTACCGAGTCGACCTTCGGCCTGCCGATCTATCGTTGGGACGCGCCGCAAACCGTGTTCGACGGTGTCGATTCGTGGTGGCGTCATAACGCCGCCGAAGGACGCGCATCGGTGCTGTTCTGCTATTCGTTCGGCAAGGCGCAGCGCGTGCTGGCGAGCGTCGATGCCGGCATCGGGCCGATCTTCTGTCACGGCGCCGTGGAGCCGCTCAATCGCGCGTATCGGGACGCCGGCGTGCGTTTGCCTCCGGTGCGTCTCGTCAGCGAGATAGCGAGCAAGGACAAGGCGGCGTTCCGGCAGGCGTTGATCGTGGCGCCGCCGTCCGCCCAGGGCAGCGCATGGCTCAAGCGCTTCGGCGACTATAGCGATGCGTTCGCGTCGGGCTGGATGCGTCTGCGTGGCGCGCGCCGCAGGCGCGGCGTCGACCGTGGCTTCGTGCTGTCGGATCACGCCGATTGGCCGAGCCTGCAAACGGCCATTCAGGCGACCGGCGCCGAACGCGTGATCGTGACGCATGGCTCGGTCGAACCGATGGTGCGCTGGTTGCGAGAGCAAGGTCTCGAGGCCGGCGCGTTTGAAACGCAATATGGCGACGATACGGTGGAAGCCGACGCTGCGGGTGGGGATGAAACAGCCACGACGGGCAGTGTGCCGCCCGAGTTCGAACAGGCGGGCCAGCACGATGCGTCGGCTGACGACCCGGCCAACCCGCCGAGCCGCGCATGA
- the zapE gene encoding cell division protein ZapE: MLDGAQVTRNLAARGIVPDASQREAIAALVALLGANRRRARSGSTPAHQGMYCHGLPGRGKSLVVDTMFELANCRKRRLHFHEFLREMNRRLVSEPRGDDRLGSVSRQWLDGTELLCFDEFHVHDIADAFLMGRFLETAIGLGTRIVLTSNYAPDGLLSDPEFHERFLPTIEQIKRCFTVIHFDGARDYRFGGEEAQMPHFFAPLDAANREALRQIFVRYEGSETLDPVTVSAAGRPLAACAAGAALLWADFENLCVASRSHLDYLDLAGQWHGLILDNLRTEWLTQSHTLQRLIWLVDIFYDRKRALFIASDEPVEAALSGLEGAHDLSRTLSRLAEMQSRAYRNTLDGAGEFAADTPADAVDGSA; this comes from the coding sequence ATGCTTGACGGCGCTCAGGTCACACGCAACCTCGCCGCGCGCGGCATCGTCCCCGACGCGAGCCAGCGCGAAGCGATCGCCGCGCTCGTCGCATTGCTTGGCGCCAATCGCCGGCGCGCGCGGTCCGGCTCGACTCCGGCGCATCAGGGCATGTATTGCCATGGACTGCCCGGGCGCGGCAAGAGTCTGGTGGTCGATACGATGTTCGAGCTGGCGAACTGCCGCAAACGGCGTCTGCACTTCCATGAATTTCTGCGTGAGATGAACCGGCGGCTCGTGAGCGAGCCGCGCGGCGACGACCGGCTCGGCTCGGTCTCCCGGCAATGGCTCGACGGCACCGAGTTGCTGTGCTTCGACGAATTCCACGTGCACGATATCGCCGACGCGTTCCTGATGGGCCGGTTTCTCGAGACCGCGATCGGTCTCGGCACTCGCATCGTGCTCACCTCGAATTACGCGCCGGACGGCCTGCTGTCCGACCCGGAGTTTCACGAACGTTTTCTGCCGACCATCGAGCAGATCAAACGCTGTTTCACCGTGATTCATTTCGACGGTGCGCGCGACTACCGTTTCGGCGGTGAAGAAGCACAGATGCCGCATTTCTTCGCGCCGCTCGATGCCGCCAACCGTGAAGCATTGCGCCAGATTTTCGTGCGCTACGAAGGCAGTGAAACACTGGATCCGGTCACGGTGAGCGCGGCAGGCCGTCCACTTGCCGCATGCGCGGCGGGCGCGGCATTGTTGTGGGCGGACTTCGAGAATCTGTGCGTGGCGAGCCGCTCGCACCTCGACTATCTCGATCTCGCCGGGCAATGGCATGGTCTGATTCTCGACAATCTGCGCACTGAATGGCTGACACAATCCCACACGTTGCAACGGCTGATCTGGCTGGTCGATATCTTCTACGACCGCAAGCGCGCGCTGTTCATCGCGTCGGATGAACCGGTCGAGGCAGCGCTCAGCGGCCTGGAAGGCGCGCACGATCTGTCGCGCACGCTGAGCCGGCTCGCTGAAATGCAGTCGCGCGCTTATCGCAACACGCTTGACGGAGCGGGCGAGTTCGCGGCGGACACGCCGGCAGATGCAGTGGACGGCTCCGCATAA